The nucleotide sequence ATGTTAATGAACAAGCTtgcaatgaagaaactcaagaaaaaCTTGTAAGATATGTTATCACATATTGTGAGTTTTGTTTATTACTTTGATAACTTCTCAaaattatttcttccttctttgaTAACTTGTGTAATTCTTTAAATAAGTTCTACAAAAGATAGAATCATTAAAAAATTAGTTGTGCTTTGTCGGAAGTACTAGTATATTAGAAGTTGTTTCTGCTTCAGATTTTGTTGTGAAAGTCTTGAAAAATTGTGTTTGTTTTGTCCTTAGTTTATTTAAATTTTCTGCTTGTTAAAGAAGCCTCTGATTTTGGTTTTAGCTTCAGCTGTGCTGAATGTGATAGAGATTTATATTATTATAACTTACAGATTTATGGCATTAAGTGATAGTTATAAAGAAGtgtttttctttactttttatttaattttttttcactcTATTTGCTGGGATTCATGAGTATCTGGGTCTATCATCATAATATAGAATCAAGATTTTTACTTTTCAAAGGGAGAATGACTTTTGAAATTGATGGTAGTCAACAGTATTTGATAATCTTCATTGAGACCTTCAAAAAAAAGTTTCAATGTGTTTTTCTGAGGATAAAGGACTGTCCAATGCTGCAAGAGAGTATGTCAGGTGCTTTATCTTAGAAATATAATTTGAGGTTGAGAGACCACGCTTCTTGATTGTTTTGAGTTGATTCTTGAGTTACGTTGTTTAACTCTCTATTTCATGGATCTTGAAAAATAATTTCAACCTTAGACCAAATCTCATGAGCGAAGATGCAAGAGATACTGCGTTGAATTATGATTagacaagaagaaaaatagagcAGAAAGCTTTGCATTGTAACTAAATGACCTCACTTTGTATATCATTCAGTAAATCTGTTCTATCTGTAAGCATacattctacttttatttatattacatgCTGTGGTGCAAACTCAGCAAAACTGGCTGCTGACTCTAACATCCTAACACTCAATATAAGAAAAGAGTCCTAACTAACCTTATTatctttataaattttttttattgttctgCAAGATACCCTTAACATGTTGATTGTGCAATGTAGCTACTTTATAAATTTAAGAGGATTGTGCAATGTTGATATTTATGAGATCTAACTTTTAGGAAAAAAGTGTTTAAATGGACTATGAAAGTCTTGAAAAGTTCTGTTATGCAATGAAGAAATTGGATTAATTAGGCATTAATTTTTACGGTAAGTATTTATATTCATGTTTACatatatttttattgattttattaGGTTGATTTGATCCATTTTAGAATTTACTTAAGGAATTATCATCTCAAGTAAATGAGGGAATATTAGAGATGAATGAACATGAGGTGATGGTAGAAGTATTTGGACCTGAACGACATGGACGAGTTCGTGGTTATGGAGCTGGCGTGACACCTGCACAGTTATGGGGTCCTAGATCATTCATATTTTCTGATCTCCAAATAAAGCTTCAATgtgcagaaaaaaaatatgaagacTCTAAAATAGAGGTGGAAGATTTGAAGAAAAAAGTAGATCATATGGCAGGAATACTTGAGCAACTATTGGATGGAAGGTTGCCTATAGTTCAAAGTGATAACAATCCTACTTCACTTGATTAATGCTCAAGACTTTGATGAGTTTATGTATAATTCATATAGCACTATACAAAAAAAACATTAATATGATATTATGATATTGAGTATTGATTTTGGTACTTGGTGTTAATTGTTGTTGATATACTTATCAAATGCTAAATAAAGAATGCTATTTGTACTAGTTTTGAATCATGATCAATGATCAAAATTGCAaagtttttgtttgattttatacaATGATTATGTATGATAAAGTGAAAGCATATTCATGTCATAGTGGtagaatttttattttgtctatTATTAtagtcatttttatttaaaaaataaataataggtGAAACCTTAACTTTTATAATAATGAATGtcaaaaaaaatatgattgagtTTTTTTTATGGTAAAAAATTGTCAAAAAATATCCATGATATAGTATATTTCACGGTTAATAATTGTAAAAAATTattgttgagaattttttatggtcaataagtgtcaaaataaatagtatttttgacggttaataagtatcacaaaaaatatattctcaaattttttaacATTATTTTTGACGGCCAAtaattatcaaaataagattAAGCTTTTTTCACaattacttatatgttaaaaatactatttttgacacaacttttattaacatattttcatagttaaaatagtgtcaaaaattatttttttgacgaattttaattcttttttgacacatataaccctaaaaaataatctatattgttgtagtgaCACACAAAATGATGACAAAACGTAGTGATATATTACTTCAGTAAACTTAACTAATTTTATAACTAACACACTCTTTTAATTTaggctcatatatatatatatatatatatatatatataaaacacacATATTAGTGGGAGTACATAGTACATAAAGCgtaataactcaacaaacacATTGAAGTGGGCTGTATCAATTCCTTTTTATTTGATAGAATGAAAGAAGTAAcaagaaataaatatataaaagttCTCTATATAATAATATATGTCTTGAATCATATAGATGGATATATATTTACCATTCCAATGCAATTAGCTAGAGAAAGAGAATTGAGTAATATGAATGTAGAGCTTTAAGTACACAGTACTAGGACTGGCAAtgagtagggtagggtagggtttagactcTATCCTAACCTTACCTgcgggttgaaaattttattaaaactctactCTACTCTACctgcgggttgagaatctctcaaccctaaccctacccgcaccctaaagttctaaaccctaccctatcctACTCTActcgcagaaatatcaaattttttcaaagtaaatataaaatttgtaacaccctaatattcaaatccttatgctcgagtcataagtcaatgatattacggtggtacgactctcaggtggatttgagcacctggacctgtatctgaaaaacaagagatatatacggaatgagaaccccgggcccatgggttcccagtacggtaaaagtgccaaataaatacaatgtactgcaataaaaactcaccaAGCATCCTAAACTCCTTTTCACCAAGTATCCAGCCTAGATTCTCACTAAtctataaataggcatctgtcGTAAGGGAATACTAAATCTAGATCACATCTCATATGactcccaactcgctgactctccCACGAATCAGATTTCAGAATCATAAAAAAAGCCATCATCAGTCGTgctgtctcagcaattctatatcaatatatCATGCCCTCCCTGGAactagtgaaaccacatcactgcgtctacccagggagctcaaattgtaagacccagaatctttgaaaagtcttattatgatcaagtctcaaatcctacaattatttatagccttaaattcagagattattttattaaagataattaaggcaagttttgatttattgaatttgagataagttatgattattatccaattttataattattggattattttctatatttaaagtataaggttgatagttatgaaataataaggattttataagatttggattagataagtaatattttaaatattactactgctattttgaaaaagagagaaattaattatattatttctaattattttgatttgggcattttattgaaaataatttgtgaaattgatgagcaaatagtattttctatgtacaaatagtgttgaatttaatttgggtttcaattactatattatccccaattttatgtgaaattactatAATGCCCCTAATCCTAATTTTGCTAAACCCATTCCCTTCCATCCTTCCTCCATGCTGCGCAGCCCAACCCCTTTCCTCACTGCCTTTGCTgcgcagcagcaacaacaacgacACACACAGTTTCCTTTGTTctccaagaaagaaagaaacaaagagaaagagagattTGAGGGAGAAGGAAAGGAGATCTGAACGACAAAAGGAGAGGTCGCGAAACAGGGAGAGATGGACCCGCGCCCTGCCATCGACCCACGCGTCGCCGCCGCGCCACCGTCCATGTGCCACCGTCGTTTGGTCCATCCATGAGCTGCTGTCAGAACCGTGCGAGGAGGAGCGTCGCCGCCATTAACGTCACGAAGGAAGAAGCCCAGAGGGGAGAGAGACACCGTGCGACTCTGAGGGAGGAGGACGCGGCCAGTGACGCGAGGAGCGCGACCCACCGCGTCGGAACCCTTTTCACGTTGCCAGCGTCGCCGTGGCCTCCAGTCGCGCCGTCGCCAGTCTGGGTTGCTCTGCCGCCGTGAATCTCCTCGCTGTTGGGGTCTCACCGTCGCCGTCCCTGTTGTGGCTGGTGTCGTCACTGAAGACCCACCATTGCTGGAGAAAGGAAGAGAGTCAGAGGAGGAGAGCCACGCCGGAGAAGAACTACCGCGGAGCTGTCCCTGCCGCTGCGCCCAGCAGCTGTCGGGAGCCTTGTCGCCGTTCATGGGGTGTGCCGGTAAGCTCATGCCGTCGGAAAACCTCGCTGCCATCACCGAAAAAGCCACTGCCGGTAAGGGTCTTGTCATTAGCCTCCGTCCTTTTGAATTCCGAGAATATTATGGTCACTGCATGTTGGTTTCAGTTGTCGTGATTGGAATTCGTtgccgctgccgcttgaggtggctgttGGGGCTACCGCCCAACCGGTTCAGAGGCCGTTGttgttcggttcagccgttctttCTTAGTTTCAGTAAGTATTCCGGTTTCGAGAGCTCTGCGTTAGTGTTCTGTTCTGTGTAATAAAGTAATCGTAATGTTAATGGTTTTAGGAGCTAGAATCCGGTTTGCTTGTGCCGTTTGGGGCTGTTTCTGGTTTTGAGAGAGCGGGCAGAGCCGAGATTTTGATTGCCGGTGATTTCGGGTCGAGATAAAAGGAGTTGGTTAACGAGTTGGGTTGTGGTTCCAATGTtgtgaggtaggggcgctttccNNNNNNNNNNNNNNNNNNNNNNNNNNNNNNTTTGattgttggattgtttgggcctagggccgtggttgaaatgagatgaaccgatggttgatttcggttttatATTTCtgatttggaataaaatatgaaagccTATTTTGTTTCagtatagataaaccgttttgaaaggcttttgagtttttgagaattgaatggttcctctttcagaaaagatttccgactttacttctattgtaaaccgttgtttttgaaaagaggcataagacggttatgaatcactggtgcggttatcttcacgtatcctattacagtaattcccaaaaaccctctactgagaaccctttcgaggatgatgttctcacccccccctacatttttcccctttcaggatatgggcgcagaagttacgaagagcttatttaattgttgtgatgctctgtattgttttagctatggtttattgtaccctcacctttatcttgatataatctgtaagagggataggaattgtattggattatggttgtaatattacttatatatatgtatgtatatatatggatgtactctttatgagttttgtaagttgtatggtatttatggatgtatgatatcggatgaaagtatttttggatcggtattgcaatttaaagttttaaacaggctcatattttagtattaaataatataaagtcgtcgtaatgtccgaactatcagagtcgcgcagccggaagtgtgagctttggtagttagggtgttacattatggtatcagagcagtccttcctgtagagcctgaggaatggaccgactatgctttagttgcatactctgagtgtttgtcatgtattaggtcttgtcgaatgacgagaattagctTCTGAAAAGTAGTTTGactttttcaactctattcctctatccatatgcattcttgtttgaccttaagtgcatatgctggtttaagatccttgttgcatctatcttcctctgtttgagttcttcttgattcaagtattctttgatatagccttgaacttgtcttaatgtgctgtgacttttaactccgggttcTGATTCCATTTTTTGAGAAATTGTtaattcagtttttctcttactggacagtgatcacagccaattttgagattttataaattgctgttgattagatatatactttTCTATATCTGaaactttgaaattatttatgcagtttaacaactatttctttctaataccttgcctgtacttttactggtttacgcaATTGCACTTACCTTAAAAGTaaatttgactttctagtaattttactatagttccaatggacATCTTTATTTAATTGTGTATTTGGATATTTTCCGAAATTCTGGAAAAAAAAAGGGGATTTCTCGCTTTTGTCCCGGTTGAGTTTtgtttgataaactttacttaattcatttttatttgagtttgatttagcataccaCCTGagttatgccattgttgttcttttgaaaattttgaactcatagctttcttcctatGAACGGACTAAATTCTCTATAAAATCttccatctccatgaatgtcatgTTTGACCTTGTTTTTTTAACTGATCTTCTGCATCTTGTGAATAttgccattgatcttggtttttcctTTTTGTGAATCTCATTCGTATATGAgtaagtttgattcgtttcaaattagtacatcgtttattctctcattatctctgcaagagtttttagtcaaagatttatccttgagaaattactaatggttgagttgtcttttcctatgacttttgtattcttttggatcaattgaaagcttgtttgatgactcATGCCTAGTAAATCTTGTTTGGACTACtttggtttaagatcctttcttgcaaggcttgactcatttttagtacatcttaaacttcttgaatgttcttctgagatggtgatttcaagaaacacttttggagtcttgttttgaactttcAAAGgaattttgaattctctttggaaGAATACTAGATGGAATTTATTTCTGTtgtttgattgagattgaaaccattgtccaattttgacgaaattaatttaaagttggcatgcgccattttaaatgaggttttggaaagcttccttgtttagtggaaactgGTTTGTTCTaatgcaccacttatttcctttaccaaattgtaagcaaatttttatctcggaatttcttttctaaaaagagtttgaCTTCCTCTTTCACCCTTGCTatgaatgttatacacgcttgtttgaatatgaactttgggaatttttgaacaagcatttgattctcttccgagttttatgattgcttttggttaggttgtgcacctaactatctttctaaaatgtttgaggaaatattttagctattagtcaaacttgtgtgcattttgttttagaactctacaaagtcTACTTCAACGTGAATTTGCATTAAAGCAAAGACACggttatgcttttgttactctcttgaaggatatTGTTACTTAACCTTCTATTTCAGACTGCGAAGTGGttttttttccgcaagttttcaattcttttatgaacaatgtatttggAAGTATTTTTTAATCATGCTCTTAAGTTCTGTGagttttgtcttgggtttgaaatattctcttctgtaaacctcatgctttctcgactcagcttgagtttgtttcaaattGATGCActggttttcttcttattgatcctattgagcttctttgatctaagggttatctttgaagttatcaattgaattgtgtctagcaaacttcattgctcgAACATCCTTGTTATTCTGGAACTGGATACATTCTCTCAACTCTTTGAGTATTATCcttgacatttgactctcctctttaaatcttgtatccttctgagtagactcgagaattgttttgatatcacgtgcgacttgtagacgtatacGTAACGCgatacgttagttctttaagacgtgatatgtgtatatgaaaggtgaagcggtaggtgtgtaaTGTTATGATGAGTTGTGTGTGTTTTGTCCCTTGCAAACGAGCTTGCGGGTGTTAGGCTTATGATTGGCTATGAGGTTGAAAAGTGCCTGATGAGGTTAGAAAGTTGAAgccttgaggttgatatgagattagtgtgtggATGTTAAGCACGTTGTTTTAAccccatcctgttttatagcctttgatgctttgccctactatcacatgattgatccatgttatcttttgcatcGAGCCTACCTTGTaatgtttgctttgcaatcacactcctatcTTTGCACCATTGTGCATATGAcgatcaaagtatttgaaaatcgtatatatatgattatattttgagatatttttacttcttccttaaatgtgttcaagggtgaactgttatggaatttctttcattttgtatcaattttcgagggcgaaaatttttataaggtgggtagaatgtaagacccagaatctttgaaaagtcttattatgatcaagtctcaaatcctacaattatttatagccttaaattcagagattattttattaaagataattaaggcaagttttgatttattggatttgagataagttatgattattatccaattttataattattggattattttctatatttaacgtataaggttgatagttatgaaataataaggattttataaaatttggattagataagtaatattttaaatattactactgctattttgaaaaagagagaaattaattatattatttctaattattttgatttgggcattttattgaaaataatttgtgaaattgatgagcaaatagtattttctatgtacaaatagtgttgaatttaatttgggtttcaattactatattatccccaattttatgtaaaattactataatgcccctaaccctaattttgctAAACCCATTCCCTTCCATCCTTCCTCCACGCTGCGCAGCCCAACCCCTTTCCTCACTGCCTTTGCTgcgcagcagcaacaacaacgacACACACAGTTTCCTTTGTTctccaagaaagaaagaaacaaagagaaagagagattTGAGGGAGAAGGAAATGAGATCTGAACGACAAAAGGAGAGGTCGCGAAACAGGGAGAGATGGACCCACGCCCTGCCATCGACCCACGCGTCGCCGCCGCGCCACCGTCCATGTGCCGCCGTCGTTTGGTCCATCCATGAGCTGCTGTCAGAACCGTGCGAGGAGGAGCGTCGCCGCCATTAACGTCACGAAGGAAGAAGCCCAGAGGGGAGAGAGACACCGCGCGACTCTGAGGGAGGAGGACGCGGCCAGTGACGCGAGGAGCGCGACCCACCGCGTCGGAACCCTTTTCGCGTTGCCAGCGTCTCCAGTCGCGCCGTCGCCAGTCTGGGTTGCTCTGCCGCCGTGAATCTCCTCGCTGTTGGGGTCTCACCGTCGCCGTCCCTGTTGTGGCTGGTGTCGTCACTGAAGACCCACCATTGCTGGAGAAAGGAAGAGAGTCAGAGGAGGAGAGCCACGCCGGAGAAGAACTACCGCGGAGCTGTCCCTGCCGCTGCGCCCAGCAGCTGTCGGGAGCCTTGTCGCCGTTCATGGGGTGTGCCGGTAAGCTCATGCCGTCGGAAAACCTCGCTGCCATCACCGAAAAAGCCACTGCCGGTAAGGGTCTTGTCAcgaagggctgtatttattgataaattggctggttctgaattgaaccgtgagccggatggctgagatggatggtgatccatggttgagtataaatgcatgtatgcaattgaatgaattgtgaactTAAGCCGGATAgctgagatgaatgttgtatgcgagtatgcttgtgttttctctctggttgtaagggtgacagggcaccgacctctaatggcgacagggcgcagataccctctaatggcgacagggcgcagataccctctaatggcgacagggcgcagataccctctaatgataataaagcgcaacagagagactgtgtccgggttagctaccggatacgtcgggttggcttggtaaccgacagatgatatcatcagccactagggacaggcatgcatcatatgcatttgtgtgacattggttgggtgtgcatattatacttggtttgcctatgtgattaattgctaactgttctacttgtaataactgtttgtttgtgcttgaacttcctatttgtgtttgctactgggattctgttggactgtggtgattggttgattgttggattgtttgggcctagggccgtggttggaatgagatgaaccgatggttgatttcggttttatATTTCTGATttagaataaaatatgaaagccTATTTTGTTTCagtatagataaaccgttttgaaaggcttttgagtttttgagaattgaatggttcctctttctgaaaagatttccgactttacttctattgtaaaccgttgtttttgaaaagaggcataagacggttatgaatcactggtgcggtttatacgcgcgaacgcgcgggttgaaaaatatccaaacggcgcgcaagcgtcagccacgcgtacgcgtgggtgctcttgcgctcaggcacaaaactggcacgaccctggcacaactctctggaaaatagatgggcatttggtacagcgcatcgacgcgcccgcgcacaccacgcgcacgcgtggatggtgctttctggaagaacggcgcgcacgcgccaggtgcgcctacgcgcctagggtcgttctgctaaaaattttctaagttaaaagctgcagaatttacagattcaacccccaatcttccgacggacataactctctcattttaaattgtttttcacccGTCCTTCGAAcgacatggacatcccggatccaatttcatttcta is from Arachis ipaensis cultivar K30076 chromosome B01, Araip1.1, whole genome shotgun sequence and encodes:
- the LOC107632640 gene encoding uncharacterized protein LOC107632640 isoform X1, producing the protein MNFSYRSYRHLLKKRYFEPYDNPEIARANIPLEMEKEDWDYLVNLWIDEGWQKISQQNKMSRAANSIIHTTGAKGAQQRAEEAFEQTGQEIDRLRLWELTHTHVNEQACNEETQEKLNLLKELSSQVNEGILEMNEHEVMVEVFGPERHGRVRGYGAGVTPAQLWGPRSFIFSDLQIKLQCAEKKYEDSKIEVEDLKKKVDHMAGILEQLLDGRLPIVQSDNNPTSLD